In Hymenobacter gelipurpurascens, one DNA window encodes the following:
- a CDS encoding PD-(D/E)XK nuclease-like domain-containing protein yields MIDSSSTTTPRPDLLRIPYDDYRALPAIANSDLSRLRDALYGRPPRTTSSTGALGLGTAFHTALLEPELYEPGLPGINDTLIWWMVDGVKLNDEVKRLLEIGTPEPSCIFTEPNTNTLCKLRADLVIDHPDEPYTIIDFKTTLARDYSHFVAQCSGYDYDRQAAFYSDALQAERFLLVGVQKVEPFELFVFEVPPHMLAEGRAKYQRLLRLLQPDVLVPTAVANAVREVRDSLNG; encoded by the coding sequence GTGATTGATTCCAGCTCTACTACCACGCCGCGCCCCGATCTCCTGCGCATTCCTTACGACGATTACCGGGCCCTGCCCGCCATTGCAAATTCTGATTTGTCGCGTCTGCGCGATGCTCTCTACGGGCGCCCGCCGCGCACTACGTCGTCTACGGGGGCACTAGGCCTAGGTACGGCTTTCCACACAGCCCTACTGGAGCCGGAGCTCTACGAGCCTGGCCTACCGGGCATTAATGATACCCTGATCTGGTGGATGGTAGATGGCGTGAAGCTTAACGATGAGGTGAAGCGCCTGCTCGAAATCGGGACGCCGGAGCCCAGCTGCATCTTCACGGAGCCAAACACCAACACCCTCTGTAAGCTCCGCGCCGATCTGGTCATCGACCACCCCGATGAGCCCTACACCATCATCGATTTCAAGACCACGCTGGCCCGCGACTACAGCCACTTTGTGGCCCAGTGCAGCGGCTACGACTACGACCGGCAGGCCGCATTCTATTCCGATGCCTTGCAGGCCGAGCGTTTTTTGCTGGTGGGAGTGCAGAAGGTAGAGCCGTTTGAGCTGTTCGTGTTTGAAGTGCCGCCGCATATGCTGGCCGAGGGACGTGCCAAGTATCAGCGCCTGCTCCGGTTGCTGCAGCCCGATGTGCTGGTGCCTACCGCCGTGGCCAACGCAGTACGCGAAGTGCGGGATTCGCTCAACGGGTAG
- the asnA gene encoding aspartate--ammonia ligase translates to MTAQELLKTEEAISLVKEIFVKELSTQLHLVKVSSPIAVLDGTGINDDLNGIERPVGFPIKAMQEQRAVVVHSLAKWKRVRLQELGIEAGRGLLTDMHALRPDEDYSPIHSIYVDQWDWEKHIMAEQRTVEFLQATVERIYEALRTTEARITAEYPEITPVLPGKITFLHAEDLLKQYPALTPKEREHEAVKQYGAVFLMGIGGELSHGEPHDGRAPDYDDWSTETASGYRGLNGDILLWHPVLQTSFEVSSMGIRVDKQALIRQLALRGCEDRQELSFHSRLLKDELPESIGGGIGQSRVCMFMLRKGHIGEVQVSIWSDSVREELAGTGVGLL, encoded by the coding sequence ATGACTGCGCAGGAATTATTAAAAACCGAAGAGGCCATCAGCTTGGTGAAGGAAATCTTTGTCAAGGAGCTGAGTACTCAGCTGCACCTCGTGAAAGTGTCGTCTCCCATTGCGGTGCTCGATGGCACTGGCATCAACGATGACCTGAACGGCATTGAGCGTCCCGTTGGTTTTCCCATCAAGGCCATGCAGGAGCAGCGGGCCGTGGTGGTGCATTCGCTGGCCAAGTGGAAGCGGGTGCGCCTGCAGGAGCTGGGCATTGAGGCTGGCCGTGGGCTGCTAACGGATATGCACGCCCTGCGCCCCGATGAGGATTACTCGCCCATCCACTCCATCTATGTAGATCAGTGGGATTGGGAAAAGCACATTATGGCGGAGCAGCGCACAGTAGAGTTTCTGCAGGCTACGGTAGAGCGTATTTATGAAGCGTTGCGCACTACAGAAGCGCGCATTACGGCGGAGTACCCCGAGATTACGCCGGTGCTGCCGGGCAAAATCACGTTCCTGCACGCCGAGGATTTGCTGAAGCAATACCCCGCCCTCACGCCGAAGGAGCGCGAACATGAAGCCGTGAAACAATACGGTGCGGTATTTCTGATGGGGATTGGCGGTGAGCTGAGCCACGGCGAACCACACGACGGCCGTGCCCCCGACTACGACGACTGGAGCACCGAAACGGCTAGCGGCTACCGCGGCCTGAACGGGGATATTCTGCTCTGGCACCCTGTGTTGCAGACTTCCTTCGAGGTGTCGTCGATGGGGATTCGGGTGGATAAGCAGGCACTGATTCGGCAACTGGCCCTGCGCGGCTGCGAAGATCGGCAGGAACTCTCCTTCCACTCTCGCCTGCTGAAAGATGAATTGCCGGAGAGCATTGGCGGTGGCATCGGCCAAAGCCGCGTGTGCATGTTCATGCTGCGCAAAGGCCACATTGGCGAAGTGCAGGTGAGCATCTGGTCTGACTCCGTGCGTGAAGAACTGGCTGGCACCGGCGTAGGCCTGTTGTAA